One window of the Archaeoglobus sulfaticallidus PM70-1 genome contains the following:
- a CDS encoding ABC transporter ATP-binding protein, whose translation MLSEYILEMRNITKVFPGVVANDRVNLKVRKGEIHGLLGENGAGKTTLMSILYGLYKPDSGEIIFDGKKRVFNSPKDAIEAGIGMVHQHFKLVNKMTALDNIILGYKTPNDPLVDYGWARERIKEIMEKSKIDVDLDEIVVNMSVGEEQRVEILKSLMRDVKLLILDEPTSVLTPSETEKLFVALKSMKEKGLTVLFITHKLREALELTDRITVLRKGRNVGTIVTSETNEKELAKMMVGREIKMEFRKSVRNYGRDVLVLKDVYARDDRGLMALKGINLSVREGEILGIAGVSGNGQRELEEIIVGVRDIERGAIYFDGKRIDSAGVYERIQLGISCIPEDRINSGLALSLTIADNLVLRDYRKFCRKGIIDFSNIEAHAERLVKEYDIKTPSVHALASTLSGGNMQRLIIAREFSRNPRLLIASQPTRGLDIAGIEYVRKKLIQFSEEGKAVILISEDLDEIVEMSDRIAVIYEGQIRGIFEEPDMEKIGILMSGGEINED comes from the coding sequence GTGTTGTCAGAGTATATCCTCGAAATGAGGAACATAACGAAGGTATTCCCAGGAGTTGTGGCGAACGACAGGGTTAACCTCAAGGTGAGGAAAGGGGAAATCCACGGATTGCTGGGAGAGAACGGTGCTGGAAAAACAACGCTGATGAGTATTCTCTATGGACTTTACAAACCAGATAGCGGTGAGATAATCTTTGACGGTAAGAAAAGGGTCTTTAACTCTCCAAAAGATGCAATAGAAGCTGGAATCGGAATGGTTCATCAGCACTTCAAGCTCGTCAACAAGATGACCGCTCTGGACAACATAATCCTTGGGTACAAAACTCCCAACGACCCGCTCGTGGATTACGGATGGGCTAGAGAGAGAATAAAGGAGATAATGGAGAAATCGAAGATAGATGTTGACCTTGATGAGATCGTTGTCAACATGAGTGTCGGAGAGGAACAGAGGGTTGAGATACTAAAATCCCTCATGAGAGATGTCAAGCTTTTGATCCTCGATGAACCAACCTCTGTGTTAACTCCCTCAGAGACTGAAAAGCTGTTTGTTGCCCTGAAGAGCATGAAAGAAAAGGGACTAACTGTTCTTTTTATAACCCACAAGCTAAGAGAGGCTCTTGAGCTAACCGACAGGATTACGGTGCTGAGAAAAGGAAGAAATGTGGGGACCATTGTCACATCAGAAACGAACGAGAAAGAGTTGGCCAAGATGATGGTCGGAAGAGAGATCAAAATGGAGTTCAGAAAGAGCGTCAGGAACTATGGCAGAGATGTTCTCGTGCTTAAAGATGTTTATGCTAGGGATGACAGGGGTCTGATGGCACTGAAAGGCATTAACCTCTCCGTTAGAGAGGGTGAGATCCTTGGAATCGCCGGAGTTTCGGGTAACGGGCAGAGGGAGCTTGAAGAGATCATCGTTGGGGTTAGGGACATAGAGAGAGGAGCGATATACTTCGATGGAAAGAGGATAGATTCTGCTGGCGTTTATGAAAGAATTCAGTTGGGGATCTCCTGCATTCCGGAGGATAGAATAAACTCGGGACTGGCATTATCTTTAACCATAGCCGACAACCTCGTTTTGAGAGATTACAGGAAGTTCTGCAGGAAGGGTATTATTGATTTCAGCAACATCGAAGCTCATGCTGAAAGGCTTGTTAAGGAGTACGACATCAAAACACCCTCGGTACACGCTCTGGCAAGTACGCTGTCTGGAGGGAACATGCAGAGGCTCATAATCGCGAGGGAGTTCTCCAGAAACCCGAGGCTTTTGATCGCATCTCAGCCAACGAGAGGTCTCGACATAGCTGGAATAGAGTATGTCAGAAAGAAGCTGATACAGTTCTCTGAAGAGGGTAAGGCTGTAATCCTGATTTCTGAAGATCTGGATGAGATAGTGGAGATGAGCGACAGAATTGCTGTTATCTACGAGGGGCAGATAAGAGGGATTTTCGAGGAGCCGGATATGGAGAAAATCGGGATTTTGATGTCTGGAGGGGAAATCAATGAGGATTGA
- a CDS encoding phosphoribosyltransferase: protein MEVECQLLTWDHIYRVCFTIAKDVRKSGFKPDAIVAVGRGGWIPARIISDFLNIRELYSVKAEYWDVAESRDDAVITQPINVDMSGKKVLLVDDVADTGKTLNVVVSHLRKAGAREIKTAVLQYKKTSEFIPDFSGEIFSRWVWIVYPWGLTETAIGFLKKIDNYKEKSTDELIDEIKRRFNLTLSKEIIELAKELIG from the coding sequence ATGGAAGTTGAATGTCAGCTACTTACATGGGATCACATTTACAGGGTTTGCTTTACGATCGCAAAAGATGTGAGAAAATCGGGGTTCAAACCGGATGCGATAGTTGCTGTAGGTAGAGGAGGATGGATTCCTGCGAGAATAATCAGCGATTTCCTGAATATCCGGGAGCTTTACAGCGTCAAAGCTGAGTACTGGGATGTTGCAGAATCCAGAGACGATGCAGTCATAACCCAGCCGATAAATGTTGACATGTCCGGAAAAAAGGTTCTGCTGGTGGATGATGTTGCCGACACTGGAAAAACACTCAATGTTGTTGTCTCACATCTGAGAAAAGCTGGAGCAAGGGAGATCAAGACCGCTGTTCTGCAGTACAAGAAGACTTCGGAGTTCATTCCAGACTTTTCCGGAGAGATTTTCAGCAGATGGGTGTGGATAGTGTATCCATGGGGTCTGACCGAGACGGCTATAGGCTTTTTGAAGAAAATTGACAACTACAAGGAGAAATCCACGGATGAGCTAATCGATGAAATTAAAAGGAGATTCAACCTTACATTGAGTAAGGAGATTATCGAGCTTGCAAAAGAGCTTATAGGGTGA
- the fen gene encoding flap endonuclease-1: MGSDIGELFEKEKVELDYFSGYKISIDAFNTIYQFLSIIRQPDGTPLKDSQGRITSHLSGLLYRTANMVEVGLKPIYVFDGQPPEFKRKEIEERKKRKMEMEEKLEIAREMGEKDLKKYAQATARVDEYIVETSKLLLGMMGIPCIDAPSEGEAQAAYITLKGDSDFTGSQDYDSLLFGSPKLARNLTITGKRKLPGKYVYVDIKPEIINLSKNLRRLEITREQLVDIAILVGTDYNDGIKGVGPKKAYNLIKKYGDGDKVLKAIGKSIENLEEIREFYLNPPVTDDYEIKFSKPDAEKIVEFLCEEHDFSRDRVEKAVEKLTAGLKTSQMNLSRWF; the protein is encoded by the coding sequence ATGGGTTCAGATATAGGAGAGCTCTTTGAAAAAGAGAAAGTTGAGCTTGACTATTTTTCAGGATATAAGATATCGATTGATGCTTTCAACACAATTTATCAGTTTCTCTCGATCATAAGGCAGCCAGACGGCACACCTTTGAAGGATTCTCAGGGAAGGATAACCTCTCACCTCTCAGGCCTCCTTTACAGAACTGCGAACATGGTTGAGGTAGGCTTAAAACCAATATATGTCTTCGATGGACAACCACCAGAGTTCAAGAGGAAAGAGATCGAGGAGAGAAAGAAAAGAAAGATGGAAATGGAGGAGAAGCTTGAGATTGCAAGGGAGATGGGAGAGAAGGATCTGAAAAAGTATGCTCAGGCTACAGCAAGGGTTGACGAGTACATTGTAGAAACCTCAAAACTTTTGTTGGGCATGATGGGTATTCCATGTATCGATGCTCCCTCCGAAGGGGAGGCACAGGCTGCATACATAACGCTGAAAGGAGATAGCGACTTTACAGGAAGTCAGGACTATGATTCCTTGCTGTTTGGAAGTCCAAAGCTTGCGAGGAATCTAACCATCACGGGCAAGAGGAAGCTTCCCGGAAAGTATGTCTATGTAGATATAAAGCCAGAGATCATAAACCTGAGCAAAAATCTGAGGAGGCTTGAGATAACCAGAGAACAGCTTGTGGACATAGCTATCCTCGTTGGAACAGACTACAACGATGGTATAAAGGGTGTGGGGCCAAAAAAAGCTTACAACCTAATAAAGAAGTATGGTGATGGAGATAAGGTATTAAAAGCCATTGGTAAGAGCATAGAGAACTTAGAGGAGATCAGAGAATTCTATCTCAACCCTCCCGTGACGGATGACTATGAGATAAAATTCTCAAAGCCAGATGCTGAGAAAATAGTTGAGTTTTTGTGTGAGGAGCATGATTTCAGCAGGGATAGGGTTGAAAAGGCAGTGGAAAAACTCACTGCCGGGCTGAAAACCAGTCAGATGAACCTGAGCAGATGGTTTTAG
- a CDS encoding MogA/MoaB family molybdenum cofactor biosynthesis protein, with protein sequence MHKHETRLDFRVGIVTVSTSRFEKYGNLRGIDKIPEDDGSGREIFEAFKDLATDYALVADDVEAIKNTVSEMLKECDAVIVNGGTGLNPKDVTIEAIEPLLEKKIDGFGEIFRYLSYKEVGTSAILSRATAGIVNSKAVFCLPGSRNAVELGLRIIRESLAHILSHAKGLK encoded by the coding sequence ATGCATAAACATGAAACCAGACTGGACTTCAGGGTTGGAATAGTGACAGTCTCAACATCCAGATTCGAGAAGTACGGGAATTTGAGAGGGATAGACAAAATACCAGAAGACGATGGTTCCGGCAGGGAGATATTTGAGGCGTTCAAAGATCTAGCAACGGATTACGCACTGGTTGCAGATGATGTTGAGGCGATAAAGAATACCGTCTCCGAGATGCTCAAAGAATGTGATGCCGTTATAGTTAATGGTGGAACGGGCCTGAACCCGAAGGATGTAACGATTGAAGCGATAGAGCCTCTGCTTGAAAAGAAGATAGATGGTTTTGGAGAAATCTTCAGATATCTGAGCTACAAAGAGGTTGGCACGTCAGCAATTCTCTCAAGAGCCACAGCGGGAATCGTGAACTCCAAAGCAGTATTCTGCCTGCCTGGATCGAGAAATGCTGTCGAGCTGGGTTTGAGGATAATCAGAGAGTCTTTAGCACACATTCTGTCCCATGCGAAAGGGTTGAAGTAA
- a CDS encoding ORC1-type DNA replication protein — MRFLAWDETLFKNPEVFDPDYIPEKLYFRDSQLRRISANLKPAIRKTQPVNMLCLGPPGTGKTSAIKLIFRELEDFDVIPVYANCQLLGSKQAVFGKIFEALYGYKPPSYGIPFAKLYASILNKVLEIDKVLVVALDDINLLLNDTQINDVLYAILKAYEEVDGVKTGVIAIGTDLKLNARLDERVGSIFHPDEILFPPYGLEEIFEILKNRCLVGFYRNVISDAVIERVAELTYETGDLRVGLYLLKMAGISAEERGSRKISIEDVEKAFSKSKVVLLKKCISMLNQEEREILKQIYQQDDISTGEMYKKVRKDHKIGYTKFYNIISKLENLRLIDLSYLKRGKGRTRSIVRRFDRETVLGALKEFAI, encoded by the coding sequence ATGAGGTTTCTTGCATGGGATGAAACCCTTTTCAAGAACCCTGAAGTTTTCGATCCAGATTACATTCCGGAGAAGCTATACTTCAGAGACTCACAGCTCAGGAGGATTTCAGCGAATCTTAAGCCAGCTATCCGAAAAACTCAGCCAGTAAACATGCTCTGCTTAGGCCCTCCCGGAACTGGAAAAACTTCTGCCATAAAACTGATTTTCAGAGAACTTGAGGATTTCGATGTTATCCCCGTTTATGCTAACTGTCAGCTTCTTGGCTCCAAGCAGGCAGTATTCGGCAAGATATTCGAAGCTCTCTACGGATACAAGCCACCATCATATGGCATCCCTTTTGCCAAGCTGTATGCGTCGATTTTGAACAAAGTCCTTGAGATCGACAAGGTGCTTGTGGTTGCGCTTGACGATATAAACCTCCTTCTGAATGATACCCAGATAAACGATGTGCTGTATGCGATACTCAAGGCGTATGAAGAGGTTGATGGGGTAAAAACAGGAGTTATAGCGATAGGAACTGATTTAAAGCTAAATGCGAGGCTCGATGAGAGAGTTGGCTCGATATTTCACCCTGATGAAATTCTTTTCCCACCATACGGCTTGGAAGAAATATTCGAGATCTTGAAAAACAGATGTCTTGTGGGCTTTTACAGAAATGTCATCAGCGACGCGGTCATAGAGAGGGTTGCAGAGCTGACATACGAGACCGGAGATCTGAGGGTTGGTTTGTATCTCCTGAAAATGGCGGGAATATCCGCAGAAGAAAGAGGCTCAAGGAAGATATCCATAGAGGATGTTGAAAAAGCCTTTAGCAAGAGCAAAGTTGTTTTGCTGAAGAAGTGCATCTCAATGCTCAACCAGGAAGAGAGGGAGATTTTAAAGCAGATATATCAGCAAGACGACATTTCTACTGGTGAAATGTACAAAAAGGTCCGCAAAGATCACAAAATTGGATACACGAAGTTCTACAATATTATCTCAAAGCTCGAGAACCTGAGGCTGATAGACTTATCATACTTAAAGAGGGGTAAGGGCAGAACCAGGTCTATCGTAAGGAGATTCGACAGAGAAACGGTTTTAGGGGCGTTGAAGGAGTTTGCAATATGA
- a CDS encoding SAM-dependent methyltransferase — translation MAKFEEIAEIIKKEGSIPFSRYMELSMSREFAFELKFSSEFMDYLAKTIANCLNEMVEICGGSIYDFGMTSSRLLKRLTKLVNAEYYLVESAFNKPDKIPPGVRVCKFDEVESCEGVILISRILSALPSHILLSNKQVFVDFKNGRFEEKIEDIDKSLFDEFSDVLEKIDPSKKVYLSIEALKLIQQLCKKLSTGFMVITDYMSEELCDAITCYDETVHTHDPYASPGKMRMRIPLNIPIVANVARKMGLEVFGLTNYMHIMKSTLGLVEEFSDEIKKLTSVYKDPKLGSVKVMILKKNIDVKELNCLKWIPNFGYWKKYNYPHPEELEVLPEG, via the coding sequence ATGGCGAAATTCGAGGAGATTGCAGAAATAATAAAAAAGGAAGGTTCGATACCCTTCAGCAGGTACATGGAGCTATCGATGAGCAGGGAGTTTGCCTTTGAGCTGAAATTCTCATCCGAGTTCATGGACTACCTCGCGAAAACGATTGCCAACTGCCTGAACGAGATGGTGGAGATCTGTGGTGGTAGCATATACGATTTTGGGATGACGAGTTCGAGACTGCTTAAAAGACTCACAAAGCTTGTAAACGCAGAATACTATCTGGTTGAGAGTGCTTTTAACAAACCGGATAAAATCCCGCCAGGGGTCAGGGTGTGCAAGTTCGATGAAGTGGAGTCATGTGAGGGTGTAATCCTTATCAGCCGGATTTTGAGTGCGCTGCCATCACACATCCTGCTATCTAACAAGCAGGTTTTTGTTGATTTCAAGAACGGAAGGTTTGAGGAGAAAATAGAAGACATAGATAAATCCCTCTTTGACGAATTTTCGGATGTTCTGGAAAAGATAGATCCCTCTAAGAAGGTTTATCTCAGCATTGAGGCTTTAAAGCTCATTCAGCAGCTGTGTAAAAAACTCTCAACAGGATTTATGGTTATAACGGACTACATGAGCGAGGAGCTCTGTGATGCAATCACATGCTATGATGAGACAGTCCACACTCACGATCCATATGCCTCCCCAGGAAAGATGAGGATGAGGATTCCGCTTAACATACCTATTGTTGCCAATGTTGCTAGAAAAATGGGTCTGGAAGTGTTTGGCCTGACGAACTACATGCACATAATGAAGAGCACGCTTGGTCTTGTAGAAGAGTTCAGCGATGAGATAAAGAAGCTCACATCAGTCTACAAGGATCCAAAGCTTGGGTCTGTGAAGGTTATGATATTAAAGAAGAACATCGATGTCAAGGAGCTTAACTGTTTGAAGTGGATTCCAAACTTTGGATACTGGAAAAAGTATAACTACCCCCATCCAGAAGAGCTTGAAGTTCTACCTGAGGGTTGA
- a CDS encoding enoyl-CoA hydratase-related protein, protein MKREFRNLVYEEKDRIGIITLNRPEKRNALSYDLLDELESLVNDLAAERKVKVVIIKGAGKIFSSGHDLNEILNHPIEVEKLFRKCFSVMLAIRNAPQTYIAQVHGMAAAAGCQLVSACDLAVAEENALFSLPGVKIGLFCSTPVVFVSRAVGRKRAYEMAITGEFITAKQAYEWGLLNKIVPVEELESATMELARKLSGYSFTALESGKRMFYRQIQMEDFLALEYATEVISLQSSSEDAVEGIKAFLEKREPRWKY, encoded by the coding sequence ATGAAAAGGGAATTCAGGAACCTGGTTTATGAAGAGAAGGACAGAATAGGCATCATAACACTCAACAGGCCTGAAAAAAGGAATGCACTTTCATATGATCTGCTGGATGAACTTGAAAGCCTCGTGAACGATCTAGCTGCTGAAAGAAAAGTTAAGGTTGTTATTATAAAAGGAGCTGGGAAGATATTTTCTTCCGGACACGATCTTAATGAAATCCTGAATCATCCCATCGAAGTAGAGAAGCTATTCAGGAAGTGCTTCAGCGTTATGCTGGCCATAAGAAACGCTCCTCAGACATACATAGCACAGGTTCATGGGATGGCCGCTGCGGCTGGCTGTCAACTTGTCTCTGCATGCGATCTCGCTGTGGCTGAAGAAAATGCACTGTTCTCTCTCCCAGGAGTCAAGATAGGTCTGTTCTGCAGCACTCCTGTTGTGTTTGTGAGCAGAGCTGTTGGAAGGAAGAGGGCTTATGAAATGGCGATTACCGGAGAGTTCATAACCGCAAAGCAGGCTTATGAGTGGGGTCTGCTCAACAAAATCGTTCCGGTAGAAGAGCTGGAGAGTGCCACAATGGAGTTGGCCAGAAAGCTGTCTGGCTACAGCTTCACAGCCCTTGAATCTGGAAAGAGAATGTTCTACAGGCAGATACAGATGGAGGACTTCCTTGCCTTAGAATACGCGACAGAGGTCATATCTCTTCAGAGCTCCTCTGAGGATGCCGTGGAGGGGATAAAGGCCTTCCTTGAGAAGAGGGAGCCGAGATGGAAGTACTGA
- a CDS encoding METTL5 family protein yields MKKSLEIELEKVSGFEKPKIHLEQYVTPPSLASFIAINARLMGDLVDVLDLGCGTGMISIACSLLSARVVGVDIDMSALKIAKKNAEKFGVDIDLIRADIKSLWLKKRDFTTIMNPPFGIQRRHADRYFILKAFELSEVIYSIHSAGSERFIRKVSEEKGFKITHLWRFEIPLKRTYEFHVKEYKQIAVEVYRLVKI; encoded by the coding sequence GTGAAGAAAAGCCTTGAGATTGAACTCGAGAAAGTTTCCGGGTTTGAGAAACCCAAGATCCATCTGGAACAGTATGTTACTCCCCCCTCTCTGGCATCGTTTATAGCCATCAATGCCAGACTAATGGGGGATCTGGTGGATGTGCTCGATCTTGGCTGCGGTACTGGAATGATCTCCATTGCCTGCTCTCTGCTATCAGCGAGGGTAGTTGGTGTAGATATAGATATGTCCGCCCTGAAAATAGCAAAAAAGAATGCTGAGAAGTTTGGAGTTGACATTGATCTGATTCGAGCAGATATCAAAAGTCTGTGGCTGAAAAAAAGGGATTTTACCACGATAATGAACCCACCTTTCGGGATACAGAGAAGGCATGCAGACAGGTATTTCATTTTGAAGGCTTTTGAGCTATCGGAAGTTATATACTCAATACACTCGGCTGGAAGTGAGAGATTCATAAGGAAAGTTTCGGAAGAAAAGGGATTCAAGATAACACACCTGTGGAGATTCGAAATACCACTCAAAAGGACTTATGAGTTTCATGTGAAGGAATACAAACAGATCGCTGTTGAAGTGTACAGATTGGTTAAGATCTGA